In Legionella lytica, one genomic interval encodes:
- the rodA gene encoding rod shape-determining protein RodA has translation MNRRNNKPVYRFTTKSLHIDLPLLGLLLLLISLGLLILYSASNANISMILRQSMRLVFATLIMIVLGFIPPHKYKIWTPWIYSVGLGLLIAVMLMGKIGKGAQRWLELGLFRFQPSEIMKLAVPMMAAWYFDRQTRPSSLKSISVAGIIIGIPALLIAKQPDLGTAIMVAAAGFCVIFLAGIRFKVILMLILLIGAAIPAVWHVMHDYQKQRVYTLLDPEQDPLGSGYHIIQSKIAIGSGGLVGKGWLQGSQSHLNFLPEHATDFIFAVSGEEFGFAGGFAIIALIVLISLRSLNIASNAQTTYTRLLAASLAMSFFMSGFVNIGMVMGIIPVVGIPLPLVSYGGTAMVTFLAGFGVLMSISSHKILFNCLR, from the coding sequence ATGAACAGAAGAAACAATAAACCCGTTTATCGGTTTACAACAAAATCGCTTCATATAGATCTCCCGTTATTAGGCCTTTTACTGCTTTTAATTAGTTTGGGCCTGTTAATTCTATACAGCGCCTCAAATGCTAATATAAGCATGATATTACGCCAATCCATGCGCTTAGTTTTTGCAACCTTAATTATGATCGTGCTCGGTTTTATCCCACCTCATAAGTACAAAATCTGGACCCCATGGATTTATAGTGTTGGTTTGGGCCTCCTGATTGCAGTAATGCTGATGGGTAAAATTGGTAAAGGCGCTCAGCGATGGCTAGAGTTAGGATTATTTCGTTTTCAACCTTCTGAAATTATGAAATTAGCGGTGCCAATGATGGCTGCTTGGTATTTCGATCGCCAAACCCGTCCCAGCAGCTTAAAATCCATTTCTGTTGCAGGCATTATTATCGGTATCCCGGCGTTACTTATTGCTAAGCAACCCGATTTAGGTACCGCCATTATGGTGGCTGCAGCAGGGTTCTGTGTCATATTCCTCGCCGGTATTCGCTTCAAAGTGATTTTAATGCTGATCTTATTAATTGGCGCAGCAATCCCAGCAGTTTGGCATGTGATGCACGATTACCAAAAACAACGTGTGTATACGCTACTCGATCCAGAGCAAGACCCGCTGGGTTCAGGATATCATATTATTCAATCCAAAATTGCTATTGGTTCTGGGGGCCTGGTTGGAAAAGGCTGGTTACAAGGAAGCCAATCGCATCTGAATTTCCTACCTGAGCATGCTACCGACTTTATTTTTGCAGTAAGTGGTGAAGAGTTTGGCTTTGCCGGAGGATTTGCCATTATTGCCTTAATTGTCTTAATTTCATTAAGAAGTCTTAATATCGCCTCTAATGCACAAACGACCTATACCCGGCTTCTCGCGGCAAGCCTTGCTATGTCATTTTTTATGTCAGGCTTTGTGAACATCGGTATGGTTATGGGAATTATTCCAGTTGTGGGTATCCCTTTGCCTTTAGTGAGTTATGGTGGAACGGCCATGGTTACCTTTCTGGCTGGGTTTGGGGTGTTAATGTCGATTAGTTCGCATAAGATTTTGTTTAATTGTTTGCGGTAA